The sequence GTGGATCATACGGATCACTTCACTGCCCTTTTCGTACACTGTCAAAGTGTAGAAGTTATTCATTTCTATTACTTTTTCTGGACGAATTGGGTGAGACATTGGGCTTGCATCTTCAGCGAATTGTGGACCGCGAATAATACGTACATTGTTGATACGGTTTACTGCGCGAGAACCAAGATCAGACGAGAACTCTTGGTCACGGAATACCGTTAAACCTTCTTTCAAACTTAACTGGAACCAATCGCGACAAGTGACTCGGTTACCCGTCCAGTTGTGGAAGTATTCATGACCGATTACTGCTTCAATACCGAGGTAATCAGTATCCGTTGCAGTTTGGTCGTTTGCTAGAACGAACTTCGAGTTAAATACGTTCAAGCCTTTGTTTTCCATCGCACCCATGTTGAAGAAATCAACGGCTACGATCATGTAGATATCTAAGTCGTATTCAAGATTGAAACGCTCTTCGTCCCACTTCATTGAGTTAATCAAAGAAACCATCGCGTGGTTTGCACGGTCTAGATTACCTTTATCAACAAAGATTTCTAGGTCAACTTTGCGACCCGATTGTGTGGTGTATGCGTCACGAAGTACATCGAAATCACCCGCAACTAAAGCAAACAAGTACGCTGGTTTTGGATGTGGGTCTTGCCACTTCACCCAGTGACGACCGTTTTCAGCTTCGCCTTCGTCTACACGGTTACCATTACTTAATAGGAATGGGTTCTCTGCTTTATCTGCGATTACCGTTGTAGTGAATTTCGCCAATACATCTGGGCGATCCATGTAGTAAGTAATACGACGGAAACCTTCAGCTTCACACTGAGTACAGAAAGCGCCACCCGACTTGTACAAGCCTTCTAGTGCGCTGTTCCCTTCAGGGTTAACTTCAGTAACGATAGTTAGCGTAAATTCTTTTGGAAGATCATTCAGCGTAAGTTGAGTTTCAGACTGCTCGTATTGAGTCCATTCGTTGCCCTTAACCAAAACAGAAACCAACTTCAAGCCTTCACCATCAAGTACTAATGTCGCGCTGTCTTTCTCCTGCTTAACACTAGAAACAGCCGTAACAATGGATGCTGAGTCGTACAAATCGAAAGTAAGATCGATTTCAGAAATCGTGTGAGATGGTGATTGATAATCTTTACGATACTTGGCTTGAGGTGTATGTGCCATGACGGGTTCCTTTTGATCGTTATACGTAATTATTTTTTAACTGTATATATCTAAAGGTTGAGCGCCAATAAAACAAGGGGAATATTAAAAAAAGGAGGCATTGTAAGAAAATGCCTCCATGTTTTGCTATTTTATCAATCAAATCAGACAGGAACGCCTAAGAAATGAACTGTGCACAATATTATCAACGAGTACGACTTTACTGCTAAAATTCTCGATTATCGGATGCGATTGAGCACAGCAAACATATCTCCCTCTTCACCTTGCAGCGTTAACACATCGCTGTTCAGTGTATATCGAGTACCGTGTTCACCGTTTTCATAAAGTAACACTAGTTGGTCGCCTTCGGTGTAATACACCCCGCGACGAATGACTTCACCACCTTCTTCATCGGAAACTCGGAACATGAATATGAAGTCTGGTTGAAGGACCAAATCCATTTTTTGAATGTTACTTGCACGTAAATCGCTTCCAGACAGTTCGGCACTTGACCAGATTCCCGCCAATGCATTTGGCAAGGCCTTGGTGAACATAACACCGTTAAGATTCAACATGTTGTGATTACTGCTGTACGCGTAAACCTGAGGTTCTGAGGTATTCAAACCCAAAATAATCGTGTCTTCATTGGCGTTATACAAACCTTCCCAATGATCGACACTGTAGTCTTTCTTTTGGATATCGATAGTGAATGAGTAGTTTGAATCAAGAGTAAGCTTGATCGCTCTAAAGTTTTCAGTGCCTTGCTCAGGATCAGGGTTCATCAAATACCAATCGCCAAGCAGCAAAGGAAGGTCAAAATGGGATAGATTACTATCACTTTTTGATTGTTGGCTACTCGAAGCGACCTCGCTCCCAAAAGCCACAAAACTTAAACAAGATAAAAATAGTAGAATCCATTTCATAAGCGTCCCCTCGTTTTCTTTAAGCTTAGGCACGTAATGAATAGAAAGCGAAAAAATATGATCCAAGTCACTAAATTTTAAGTGCGAAGTAACTTAAATGTCATTATTACTCGAAAAATAATACTTAAGTTTAGTTATTTTTACGGTGCACTTCACAGTCGAAAATCAAATAACAGTGGTTATGGAACAAGTTAAAAAGCGAGGAAGCATGCCGTTAACGTGACATTATTCTAAGCGAGAACGCAGGTACAAAAAAAGCGAGCCTAAGCTCGCTTTTCAAATAGTACGTCTTTAAACAATCACCTTATGACAAGTGTTTTGTTTATTTCTTGATCATATCCAGCATGATAGCAACTGATTCATCAAGATAAGCATCCGGGGCTTCGTAGTCTTTTGGAATATCATCCAACGTTTTAAATGCCTCTAACTTAGCGGCTTTTTGACGTTGGTTAATACGCTCTAGACGAAGCGCATCCGCATCATCACTCTCTTGTTGACGAACCTTTTCATTAAGAGAAAGGTCGTTGTCGTCTTTATCTGCCTTATATTTTTCAATATCTTGCGCGATAAAGCCAAACTCCATGTCTGTTGCGATACGAGCTTGGTGTTTAGCCGTCAACGCTGCGATCTGCTCATCGTTACGCTGTAACACTGAGTACTTCGCTTTGTCGATGCTGTCCCAAGGAAGAGCGTTGTCTTCAACACTTTCACCAGTATCTGCAGGATCAATTGGCGTTGGGTAAGCAATATCAGGCACTACGCCCTTGTTTTGCGTACTACCACCATTGATTCGGTAGAATTTCTGGATTGTGTATTGAACGTAGCCTAACTCTTTATCGAACAAATCATAAATATGATTCAAAGAGCGATGCTGTTGCACCGTACCTTTACCGAAAGAGTTTTCACCCAAGATGATTGCACGACCGTAATCTTGCATCGCTGCTGCAAAGATTTCAGATGCTGAAGCACTGTAGCGATTCACCAATACCGTTAACGGACCTTGGTAACTGATTTGACCATCAGTATCGCTGTTCACTTTGACACGACCGTAGCTATCACGAACCTGAACAACAGGTCCCTCTTTGATAAACAAACCAGAGAGTTCGGTTGCTTCAGTCAGTGCACCACCACCATTGTTTCGAAGGTCAACAATAATACCTTCAACACCTTGCTCTTTAAGCTCGGTGATCAGTTTATCGGTATCTTTAGAAAGGCCAACGTAGAAGCTTGGTACTTCTAGTACACCAATCTTCTTGCCGTCTTTTTCAATCACTTCTGATTTAACAGCTCGGTCTTCTAAACGAATCTTATCGCGAACAATTGTGACAACGTGACTTTTTGCATCTTTACCATCTGGCAAGATCTGTAGCTTAACTTTGGTCCCTTTCGGGCCTTTGATAAGTTGTACTACATCGTCTAAACGCCAGCCGATAACATCAACAATCTCTTCGCCATCTTGACCAACACCAACAATGCGGTCGCCATCACTCAATTGCTTGCTGTTTGACGCAGGGCCACCAGCAACTAAAGAACGAATAACGGTGTAGTCGTCAGTCATTTGAAGTACAGCGCCAATACCTTCTAGAGATAAATTCATCTCAGATTGGAATTGTTCTGCATTTCTTGGAGAAAGGTAACTGGTGTGCGGATCAACTTCACGCGCGAATGCGTTCATGTAGATCTGGAAAGCATCTTCGTTATGCGATTGAGTAATACGCTTCATCGCATTGTTGTAACGCTTTTCCAAAACTTCTTGAATCTCTGGCCACTCTTTACCAGTAAGTTTTAGATTCAACGCATCGTATTTAACGCGTTTTCTCCAAAGCTCATTCACTTCAGCGATATCTTTTGGCCACTCAGCTTCACTGCGATTGAGCTCAATACTTTCATCGGTATCAAACTTAATCTCAGTATCTAGCAAAGACAATGCATATTGAAAACGTTCGAAACGCTTCTGCATAGACAGATTATAAACATCGAATGCAATCTGGTTATTGCCCGATTTCAGCTGATCATCAATTTGTTTAGATGACGCAGAGAAAGAGTCAATATCAGCTTGAGTGAAGATATTACGATTATAATCCAGCATCTCTAAGTAACGACTAAAGATAGCTTGAGAGAAATCATCGTTGAGATTGAAGTGTTTATAGTGAGAACGAGTAAATCGAGAAGTAACACGTTTACTAGCAGTTTCGTGTTGGACCTCAGGAGCGAGTAGAGGTAAATCGTCCTGATCTAATTTGGCTTCGAGAGCCTGAGCTGAAGCTGCTAGCCAAAAGCTAGCAGCAATCAGTGTCAATTTTGAACGGCATTTCATGCGTAGGAGTATCTCCTTTAAGCGCGCAAGTGCTCCGCTTTAACAACCATTTGTAGGCCGTTTGCTAACTGAACACGCACATCTTCCTTATTGATTTCAACAATGGTCGCAGCCATGTTTCCTTTACCCATGTTCACATTTACTTCTTTGCCAGCGATGAATTCGTCAGCGTTCAAAGCGCGTGTTTCTACAGGCTTTTCTACTTTTGGTGCTTTAGGCGCTTGACGACGAGGCTGTTGAGCTTTCTTCGCCTTAGGTTTCGCTTTGCCTTCTTCACGAGCTTTTTGTGCTTGTTCTTTACGACGAGCCTGAACTTTCGCTTTGCTTTCAGCAAGTGTAGCTTTAGCGTGTTCAACGTGCTCTTCTTCTAGTGTGCCACACGCGTTGCCGTCTAGGTCAACACGTTCTGCGCCAGCTTTTACGCCGTGCAGGTAACGCCAT is a genomic window of Vibrio sp. ED004 containing:
- the prc gene encoding carboxy terminal-processing peptidase; this translates as MKCRSKLTLIAASFWLAASAQALEAKLDQDDLPLLAPEVQHETASKRVTSRFTRSHYKHFNLNDDFSQAIFSRYLEMLDYNRNIFTQADIDSFSASSKQIDDQLKSGNNQIAFDVYNLSMQKRFERFQYALSLLDTEIKFDTDESIELNRSEAEWPKDIAEVNELWRKRVKYDALNLKLTGKEWPEIQEVLEKRYNNAMKRITQSHNEDAFQIYMNAFAREVDPHTSYLSPRNAEQFQSEMNLSLEGIGAVLQMTDDYTVIRSLVAGGPASNSKQLSDGDRIVGVGQDGEEIVDVIGWRLDDVVQLIKGPKGTKVKLQILPDGKDAKSHVVTIVRDKIRLEDRAVKSEVIEKDGKKIGVLEVPSFYVGLSKDTDKLITELKEQGVEGIIVDLRNNGGGALTEATELSGLFIKEGPVVQVRDSYGRVKVNSDTDGQISYQGPLTVLVNRYSASASEIFAAAMQDYGRAIILGENSFGKGTVQQHRSLNHIYDLFDKELGYVQYTIQKFYRINGGSTQNKGVVPDIAYPTPIDPADTGESVEDNALPWDSIDKAKYSVLQRNDEQIAALTAKHQARIATDMEFGFIAQDIEKYKADKDDNDLSLNEKVRQQESDDADALRLERINQRQKAAKLEAFKTLDDIPKDYEAPDAYLDESVAIMLDMIKK
- the proQ gene encoding RNA chaperone ProQ; this encodes MENTEKLKNSKEVIAYIAECFPKCFTLEGEAKPLKIGIFQDLAERLNEDEKVSKTQLRAALRQYTSSWRYLHGVKAGAERVDLDGNACGTLEEEHVEHAKATLAESKAKVQARRKEQAQKAREEGKAKPKAKKAQQPRRQAPKAPKVEKPVETRALNADEFIAGKEVNVNMGKGNMAATIVEINKEDVRVQLANGLQMVVKAEHLRA